From a region of the Corallococcus coralloides DSM 2259 genome:
- a CDS encoding YbhB/YbcL family Raf kinase inhibitor-like protein, with amino-acid sequence MKTNPYAALPVVPSFHVTSTDIQDGQPLHTDHRGAQSETGGKDISPQLSWSGFPAATKSFAVTVFDPDAPTPSGFWHWAVFNIPASVNALPRNAGSADGRLLPSGAVQLPNDARLAQYLGAAPPRGHGPHRYFVVVHALDVEALPIPAEATPAYLSFVLLGHTLARATIVPTSVTP; translated from the coding sequence ATGAAAACGAACCCGTACGCAGCACTCCCCGTGGTCCCGTCGTTCCACGTCACCAGCACGGACATCCAGGATGGACAGCCGCTGCACACCGACCACCGCGGCGCGCAGTCCGAGACGGGCGGCAAGGACATCTCGCCGCAGCTGAGCTGGTCGGGATTCCCGGCCGCGACCAAGAGCTTCGCGGTCACCGTCTTCGATCCGGACGCCCCCACGCCGAGCGGCTTCTGGCACTGGGCCGTGTTCAACATCCCGGCGAGCGTCAACGCGTTGCCGCGGAACGCGGGGAGCGCTGATGGAAGGCTCCTCCCGTCGGGTGCGGTGCAGCTCCCCAACGATGCCCGCCTCGCGCAGTACCTGGGCGCCGCGCCGCCGCGAGGACACGGGCCGCACCGCTACTTCGTGGTCGTGCACGCCCTCGATGTGGAGGCGCTTCCCATCCCCGCGGAAGCCACGCCCGCGTACCTCTCCTTCGTGCTCTTGGGCCACACCCTGGCGCGCGCTACGATCGTCCCGACCTCCGTCACGCCCTGA
- a CDS encoding helix-turn-helix transcriptional regulator, which translates to MRRPSPIERTARLLDTTAAMYLKIRQREADPVYAGVEWLSAGLMFIQRGEKVLRQGDEPVHVRAGEFVWISPGTRLEVRNVPDEGGEYQAEGMLIAPELLLQAEPKATPGASRVQRLRADEAPRLIDAHHRCIEALTEKFPEGVVRARVLELIAWLRELHIDVSASSSARLGMKRLVSRDPSRAWTLTEVARKLAMSEDTLHRRLTGEATTFSKLLTEVRMDHAVSLLWTTDLPVGHVAIEAGYTSASRFATRFHERFGVLPSKLRAKRPQER; encoded by the coding sequence ATGCGCAGGCCCTCGCCCATCGAACGCACCGCCAGGCTCCTGGACACGACGGCGGCGATGTACCTCAAGATCCGCCAACGCGAGGCCGACCCCGTCTACGCAGGGGTGGAGTGGCTCTCGGCCGGTTTGATGTTCATCCAGCGGGGCGAGAAGGTGCTGCGCCAGGGCGATGAGCCGGTCCACGTCCGGGCCGGTGAGTTCGTGTGGATCTCACCGGGCACCCGCCTTGAGGTGCGCAACGTCCCGGACGAAGGAGGGGAGTACCAGGCCGAGGGCATGCTCATCGCCCCGGAGCTCCTCCTCCAGGCGGAGCCGAAGGCGACACCGGGCGCCTCGCGGGTCCAGCGGCTGCGCGCCGACGAGGCTCCCCGGCTCATTGACGCGCACCACCGATGCATCGAGGCGCTCACGGAGAAGTTCCCGGAAGGCGTCGTGCGTGCACGCGTGCTCGAGCTCATCGCCTGGCTGAGGGAGCTCCACATCGACGTGAGTGCATCCTCGAGCGCGCGCCTTGGCATGAAGCGCCTCGTGTCCCGGGATCCGTCGCGGGCATGGACGCTCACGGAGGTCGCCAGGAAACTCGCCATGAGCGAGGACACGCTCCACCGGAGGCTGACGGGCGAAGCGACGACGTTCAGCAAGCTCCTGACGGAGGTTCGGATGGACCACGCCGTGTCGCTGCTCTGGACGACCGACCTGCCGGTGGGCCACGTCGCCATCGAGGCGGGGTACACCTCCGCCTCGCGGTTCGCGACCCGCTTCCACGAGCGCTTTGGCGTGCTGCCCTCGAAGCTCCGCGCGAAGCGCCCCCAGGAGCGGTGA
- a CDS encoding zf-TFIIB domain-containing protein has protein sequence MARSCPVCPSQPMNVVQASDVEVDVCPRCHGLYFDRGELERFPDRPSLKPLLTAARQAASRCRTGGHLIPRANALCATCHGEPMGCPGCGARLAMVNARVCNVDLCTHCGGTWLDAGKFEALENAAVTHSKAQPATAKGWEVAAATDGGADPWKGPGSTAALPPSDSPTGGLGVRSPLACVHCGIQVSVVHAYAFNGDLYCREHRPKGAVAGDSLPRNRDPSNMPSIDASDGIDLVEIVVWLFRLLRR, from the coding sequence ATGGCCCGCTCCTGCCCGGTCTGCCCCAGCCAGCCCATGAACGTCGTCCAGGCCTCCGACGTGGAGGTGGACGTCTGTCCGCGCTGCCACGGCCTGTACTTCGACCGGGGGGAGCTGGAGCGCTTTCCGGACCGGCCATCGCTCAAGCCGCTGCTGACCGCGGCGAGGCAGGCCGCGTCGCGCTGCCGCACCGGCGGGCACCTCATCCCGCGCGCGAATGCCCTCTGTGCCACCTGCCACGGCGAGCCCATGGGCTGTCCCGGCTGCGGCGCGCGGCTGGCGATGGTCAATGCGCGCGTGTGCAACGTGGACCTGTGCACGCACTGCGGCGGCACCTGGCTGGACGCGGGCAAGTTCGAGGCCCTGGAGAACGCCGCCGTGACGCACTCCAAGGCGCAGCCCGCGACGGCCAAGGGCTGGGAGGTCGCCGCGGCAACGGATGGAGGCGCGGACCCGTGGAAGGGTCCAGGCTCCACGGCCGCGCTGCCGCCGTCGGACTCGCCCACGGGCGGTCTGGGCGTGCGCTCCCCGCTGGCCTGCGTCCATTGCGGCATCCAGGTCTCCGTGGTGCACGCGTACGCATTCAACGGAGACCTCTACTGCCGCGAGCACCGCCCGAAAGGCGCCGTGGCGGGTGACAGCCTGCCCAGGAACCGCGACCCATCCAACATGCCGTCCATCGACGCGTCGGACGGCATCGACCTGGTGGAGATCGTGGTCTGGCTCTTCCGGCTGTTGCGCCGCTGA
- the apbC gene encoding iron-sulfur cluster carrier protein ApbC, with product MSVSQADVMTAMSKVIDPELHVDLVKAGMVKDVRVTGDTVKLKIELTTPACPMKGKIQADAEAALKAVPGLKSFDIEWGAQVRGVAGGSGGALLPGVKNILLVGAGKGGVGKSTVAVNLATSLAQHGAKVGLLDADFYGPSVPLMTGTADKRPVSPNGKTLDPLVAHGLKIMSIGFLVEADQALIWRGPMLHGALMQLVRDVNWGELDYLILDLPPGTGDVALTLSQSVRAAGAVLVTTPQDVALADVVRAKQMFDKVHIPVLGIVENMSQFVCPHCNKSTPIFNHGGGHKAAEMFGIPFLGEIPLDLKVREAGDSGVPVVVGHQDSPEAKAFQEVARAVAGRVSTQSMKSVPLPVMQAR from the coding sequence ATGAGCGTGTCCCAGGCCGATGTGATGACGGCCATGTCGAAGGTGATCGATCCCGAGCTGCACGTCGACCTGGTGAAGGCCGGGATGGTGAAGGACGTGCGCGTCACCGGTGACACGGTGAAGCTTAAGATCGAGCTGACCACGCCCGCGTGTCCCATGAAGGGGAAGATCCAGGCCGACGCGGAGGCCGCGCTCAAGGCGGTGCCGGGTCTGAAGTCCTTCGACATCGAGTGGGGCGCCCAGGTGCGCGGCGTCGCCGGGGGCTCCGGCGGGGCACTGCTGCCGGGCGTGAAGAACATCCTGCTCGTGGGCGCCGGCAAGGGCGGCGTGGGCAAGAGCACGGTGGCGGTGAACCTGGCCACGTCGCTCGCGCAGCACGGCGCCAAGGTGGGCCTGCTGGACGCGGACTTCTACGGCCCCTCCGTGCCGCTGATGACGGGCACCGCGGACAAGCGCCCGGTGAGCCCCAACGGCAAGACGCTGGATCCGCTGGTCGCCCACGGCCTGAAGATCATGTCCATCGGCTTCCTGGTGGAAGCGGATCAGGCACTCATCTGGCGCGGCCCCATGCTCCACGGCGCCCTCATGCAGCTGGTGCGCGACGTGAACTGGGGAGAGCTGGACTACCTCATCCTGGACCTGCCCCCGGGCACGGGCGACGTGGCGCTGACGCTGTCCCAGTCCGTGCGGGCCGCGGGCGCGGTGCTGGTGACGACGCCGCAGGACGTGGCGCTGGCGGACGTGGTGCGCGCCAAGCAGATGTTCGACAAGGTGCACATCCCGGTGCTGGGCATCGTGGAGAACATGAGCCAGTTCGTCTGCCCGCACTGCAACAAGAGCACGCCCATCTTCAACCACGGCGGCGGCCACAAGGCGGCGGAGATGTTCGGCATCCCATTCCTGGGGGAGATCCCGCTCGACCTCAAGGTGCGCGAGGCGGGAGACTCCGGCGTGCCGGTGGTGGTGGGGCACCAGGACAGCCCGGAGGCGAAGGCCTTCCAGGAGGTCGCCCGTGCCGTGGCGGGGCGCGTGTCCACGCAGTCCATGAAGAGCGTGCCCCTTCCGGTGATGCAGGCCCGGTAG
- a CDS encoding 3-hydroxyacyl-CoA dehydrogenase family protein, producing the protein MATEHIVVVGAGQMGAGIAQVALQAGLRVSLVDVNKDGLAKGADRIKAGLKKLVEKGKLDAAKQQAAEANLATFTSAREAKDVDVAIEAVTENEDLKRRIFLELDEVVRPGGILATNTSSIPITRIAAATKRPEAVIGMHFMNPVPVMQLVELIRGAATSEETYTTIRTMAERMGKTTVVSKDYPGFIVNRILIPMLNEACFALMEGLGTAEDIDTAMKLGTNQPMGPLQLADFIGLDTVLYIAEVLHKGLGDSKYRPCPLLRQYVDAGWYGKKSGRGFYKY; encoded by the coding sequence ATGGCAACGGAACACATCGTCGTCGTCGGTGCAGGGCAGATGGGCGCGGGCATCGCGCAGGTGGCGCTCCAGGCGGGCCTGCGCGTGTCGCTGGTGGACGTCAACAAGGACGGACTCGCCAAGGGCGCGGACCGCATCAAGGCGGGCCTGAAGAAGCTGGTGGAGAAGGGCAAGCTGGACGCGGCGAAGCAGCAGGCCGCCGAAGCGAACCTGGCCACCTTCACCAGCGCGCGCGAGGCGAAGGACGTGGACGTCGCCATCGAGGCCGTCACGGAGAACGAGGACCTCAAGCGCCGCATCTTCCTGGAGCTGGACGAAGTCGTCCGCCCGGGCGGCATCCTCGCCACCAACACCTCCTCCATCCCCATCACCCGCATCGCCGCGGCCACCAAGCGCCCCGAGGCCGTCATCGGGATGCACTTCATGAACCCGGTGCCGGTGATGCAGCTGGTGGAGCTGATCCGCGGCGCGGCCACCAGCGAGGAGACGTACACCACCATCCGCACGATGGCCGAGCGCATGGGCAAGACCACGGTGGTCTCCAAGGACTACCCGGGCTTCATCGTCAACCGCATCCTCATCCCCATGCTCAACGAGGCCTGCTTCGCGCTGATGGAGGGCCTGGGCACCGCGGAGGACATCGACACCGCGATGAAGCTGGGCACCAACCAGCCCATGGGCCCGCTCCAACTGGCGGACTTCATCGGCCTGGACACGGTGCTCTACATCGCCGAGGTCCTGCACAAGGGCCTGGGTGACTCCAAGTACCGCCCGTGCCCGCTGCTGCGTCAGTACGTGGACGCCGGCTGGTACGGCAAGAAGTCCGGCCGCGGCTTCTACAAGTACTAG
- a CDS encoding enoyl-CoA hydratase-related protein, translated as MDYQNIKFEKDGALAILTVDRPKALNALNSATFHEMEHALNSLKEDTRALIVTGGGDKAFVAGADIAEMATISAAQAREFSALGHRVFEHLENLPIPTIAAVNGFALGGGLELALGCDLIYASEKAKLGVPEVTLGVIPGFGGTQRLTRLLGRARAKELLFTADRLDAAKAKEIGLVLDVLPADKLMEHVKAVAAKILKNGPLAVAQAKRVVEYGADQDLRAANELERQGFAVLFGSEDQREGMAAFLAKRPANFQGK; from the coding sequence ATGGACTACCAGAACATCAAGTTCGAGAAGGACGGCGCGCTCGCCATCCTCACCGTGGACCGGCCCAAGGCGCTCAACGCGCTCAACAGCGCCACGTTCCACGAGATGGAGCACGCGCTCAACTCGCTGAAGGAGGACACGCGCGCGCTCATCGTCACAGGCGGCGGCGACAAGGCCTTCGTCGCGGGCGCGGACATCGCGGAGATGGCCACCATCAGCGCCGCGCAGGCGCGCGAGTTCTCCGCCCTGGGCCACCGCGTCTTCGAGCACCTGGAGAACCTGCCCATCCCCACCATCGCGGCCGTGAACGGCTTCGCGCTGGGCGGCGGCCTGGAGCTGGCCCTGGGATGCGATCTCATCTACGCGTCGGAGAAGGCCAAGCTGGGCGTCCCGGAAGTCACCCTGGGCGTCATCCCCGGCTTCGGTGGCACGCAGCGCCTCACGCGCCTGCTGGGCCGCGCCCGCGCCAAGGAGCTGCTCTTCACCGCGGACCGCCTGGACGCCGCCAAGGCCAAGGAGATCGGCCTGGTGCTGGACGTGCTGCCCGCGGACAAGCTGATGGAGCACGTCAAGGCGGTGGCCGCGAAGATCCTCAAGAACGGCCCGCTCGCGGTGGCCCAGGCCAAGCGCGTGGTGGAGTACGGCGCGGACCAGGACCTGCGCGCCGCCAACGAGCTGGAGCGCCAGGGCTTCGCCGTCCTCTTCGGTTCGGAGGATCAGCGCGAGGGCATGGCCGCGTTCCTGGCCAAGCGTCCGGCCAACTTCCAGGGCAAGTGA
- a CDS encoding acyl-CoA dehydrogenase, giving the protein MNFELTDIQREIQRLCREFAAKELIPNARKWDEQHAWPTDAVKKLAELSLLGIAVPEEWGGAGLDNVCYAIAMEEISRGCASTGVIMSVNNSLYCDPVSKFGTPEQKEQFLKPFASGQKIGCFGLTEPEAGSDAAAQKTIAVKRGNEYIINGSKNWITNGPKADAIVLITMTNKEAGNKGITAFLVPTDTPGFTRAEPDKKMGISAAWSCSMFFEDMRVPEKYRLGKEGEGFKVAMSTLDGGRIGIASQALGIARAAFEEAVRYSGERKTFGKPIRDHQAIQFMIADMAMEIDAARLLVWRAALMKDKGVRHSPESAMAKLYASEMASRVANKALQIHGGMGYSKEMDAERHVRDARITEIYEGTSEIQRIVISANLLKE; this is encoded by the coding sequence ATGAACTTCGAGCTGACCGACATCCAGCGCGAGATCCAGCGGCTGTGCCGCGAGTTCGCCGCCAAGGAGCTCATCCCCAACGCCCGCAAGTGGGACGAACAGCACGCGTGGCCTACGGACGCGGTGAAGAAGCTGGCGGAGCTGTCCCTCTTGGGCATCGCGGTGCCGGAGGAGTGGGGCGGCGCGGGCCTGGACAACGTCTGTTACGCCATCGCCATGGAGGAGATTTCGCGCGGCTGCGCCTCCACCGGCGTGATCATGAGCGTGAACAACTCGCTCTACTGCGACCCGGTGTCCAAGTTCGGCACCCCCGAGCAGAAGGAGCAGTTCCTCAAGCCCTTCGCCAGCGGCCAGAAGATCGGCTGCTTCGGCCTGACGGAGCCGGAGGCCGGCAGCGACGCCGCCGCCCAGAAGACCATCGCCGTGAAGCGCGGCAATGAGTACATCATCAACGGCTCCAAGAACTGGATCACCAACGGCCCCAAGGCCGACGCCATCGTCCTCATCACGATGACGAACAAGGAAGCGGGCAACAAGGGCATCACCGCGTTCCTCGTGCCCACCGACACGCCGGGATTCACCCGCGCGGAGCCGGACAAGAAGATGGGCATCAGCGCCGCCTGGTCCTGCTCCATGTTCTTCGAGGACATGCGCGTCCCGGAGAAGTACCGCCTGGGCAAGGAGGGCGAGGGCTTCAAGGTCGCCATGTCCACCCTGGACGGCGGCCGCATCGGCATCGCGTCCCAGGCGCTGGGCATCGCGCGCGCGGCCTTCGAGGAGGCCGTTCGCTACTCGGGTGAGCGCAAGACGTTCGGCAAGCCCATCCGCGACCACCAGGCCATCCAGTTCATGATCGCGGACATGGCCATGGAGATCGACGCGGCCCGCCTGCTCGTGTGGCGCGCGGCGCTGATGAAGGACAAGGGCGTGCGCCACAGCCCGGAGAGCGCCATGGCCAAGCTCTACGCCAGCGAGATGGCCAGCCGCGTGGCCAACAAGGCCCTGCAGATCCACGGCGGCATGGGCTACAGCAAGGAGATGGACGCCGAGCGCCACGTGCGCGACGCGCGCATCACTGAAATCTACGAGGGGACGAGCGAGATCCAGCGCATCGTCATCTCCGCCAACCTGCTGAAGGAGTAG
- a CDS encoding AgmX/PglI C-terminal domain-containing protein: MKRALLPVLFLSLGLASPLALAQGTSKKKAAATSAPKAPESATTPAPKKDDGLDVSRLPFTPDSIRQVIAHHMPRIQECYEDHMVEKDKKVEGLLRTTFTITAEGTVRSAKIDRHGSTLKDAGLNDCVVAVLSSMDFPKPPDGRDHPIEYPFNLKAIE; the protein is encoded by the coding sequence ATGAAACGCGCGCTCCTCCCCGTGCTGTTCCTGTCCCTGGGCCTGGCGTCTCCGCTGGCGCTCGCCCAGGGCACGTCGAAGAAGAAGGCCGCGGCCACGTCCGCCCCCAAGGCTCCGGAGTCGGCCACGACGCCGGCCCCCAAGAAGGACGACGGGCTGGACGTCAGCAGGCTGCCCTTCACCCCGGACTCCATCCGCCAGGTGATCGCCCACCACATGCCTCGGATCCAGGAGTGCTACGAGGACCACATGGTGGAGAAGGACAAGAAGGTGGAGGGCCTGCTGCGCACCACCTTCACCATCACCGCCGAAGGCACCGTGCGCAGCGCGAAGATCGACAGGCACGGCAGCACGCTGAAGGACGCGGGCCTCAACGACTGCGTGGTGGCGGTGCTGTCGTCCATGGACTTCCCCAAGCCCCCGGACGGCCGCGACCACCCCATCGAGTACCCGTTCAACCTCAAGGCCATCGAGTAG
- a CDS encoding acyl-CoA dehydrogenase family protein: MNFDLSETQTLIRDTARKFARERVAPHARAADREERFDPEVFKALAEVGLLGVNLPGKYGGAEAGVVSYALAMMEMAAADASVSVAMAVTNMCAELIHAVGTDAQREKYVTRITSGEAIVGAFALSEPHAGSDPGAMRTTAVKRGDTYVLNGSKQWITSGAYAGVIVVWARTGQAGNKGLSCFIVEGGAKGLHVGKHEDKMGLRASNTVGLTFEDCEVPAENLLGKEGDGFRLAMMALDGGRIGIAAQACGTGRAALEAAVSYTKDRKAFGQAVADLQAPRFMMADMRTQLDAAELLTLRAAALKEAGQPFTREASMAKLFASEMSNKVADKAVQLHGGYGYIDEFPVERYFRDARVQTIYEGTSEVQRMVIARETFRREG; this comes from the coding sequence GTGAACTTCGACCTCAGCGAAACCCAGACGCTCATCCGTGACACCGCTCGCAAGTTCGCCCGCGAGCGCGTGGCCCCGCACGCCCGCGCGGCGGACCGCGAGGAGCGCTTCGACCCGGAAGTCTTCAAGGCCCTGGCCGAAGTGGGCCTGCTGGGCGTGAACCTGCCGGGCAAGTACGGCGGCGCGGAGGCCGGCGTCGTGTCCTACGCGCTGGCCATGATGGAGATGGCCGCCGCGGACGCCTCCGTGTCCGTGGCCATGGCCGTCACCAACATGTGCGCGGAGCTCATCCACGCGGTGGGCACCGACGCGCAGCGGGAGAAGTACGTCACGCGCATCACCTCCGGTGAGGCCATCGTCGGCGCGTTCGCCCTGAGCGAGCCGCACGCGGGCTCCGACCCGGGCGCCATGCGCACCACCGCCGTGAAGCGCGGCGACACGTACGTGCTCAACGGCAGCAAGCAGTGGATCACCTCCGGCGCCTACGCGGGCGTCATCGTCGTGTGGGCCCGCACGGGCCAGGCCGGCAACAAGGGCCTGTCCTGCTTCATCGTGGAGGGCGGCGCCAAGGGCCTCCACGTGGGCAAGCACGAGGACAAGATGGGCCTGCGCGCGTCCAACACCGTGGGGCTCACCTTCGAGGACTGCGAAGTGCCGGCGGAGAACCTCCTGGGCAAGGAGGGCGACGGGTTCCGCCTGGCCATGATGGCGCTGGACGGCGGGCGCATTGGCATCGCGGCGCAGGCGTGCGGCACCGGCCGCGCGGCGCTGGAAGCGGCCGTGTCCTACACCAAGGACCGCAAGGCCTTTGGTCAGGCCGTGGCGGACCTGCAGGCCCCGCGCTTCATGATGGCGGACATGCGCACCCAGCTGGACGCCGCCGAGCTGCTCACCCTGCGCGCCGCCGCCCTCAAGGAGGCCGGCCAGCCGTTCACCCGCGAGGCCTCCATGGCGAAGCTCTTCGCCAGCGAGATGAGCAACAAGGTCGCGGACAAGGCCGTGCAACTGCACGGCGGCTACGGTTACATCGACGAGTTCCCGGTGGAGCGTTACTTCCGGGACGCGCGCGTGCAGACCATCTACGAGGGCACCAGCGAGGTGCAGCGGATGGTCATTGCCCGGGAAACATTCCGGCGCGAGGGGTAG
- a CDS encoding 30S ribosomal protein S1 — protein sequence MQQNVNQQIDGGDEDFAAMFEASLKERGGDGILKEGEIVKGTVVQVTKDFAIVDIGYKSEGQVPISEFTNPRGEVTVKSGDPVEVLLESRENDTGMVVLSKEKADKMRIWDEISAACERDEIVKGTIVGRVKGGLSVDIGVKAFLPGSQVDIRPVRNLDQYISKEFEFKVIKFNKKRGNIVLSRRVLLEKQREEMKKETLKNLKEGAVLKGVVKNLTDYGAFIDLGGIDGLLHITDMSWGRIGHPSEMFNVGDEVRVVVLKFDPAQERVSLGLKQIQEDPWHRADEKYPVGTRVAGKVVSITDYGAFIEIEQGVEGLVHVSEMSWTKRLKHPSKILEVGQTVEAVVLDIDPKAKRIALGMKQIEQNPWTLLEDKYPIGSVIKGQIRNVTDFGVFVGVEEGVDGLVHVSDISWTQRIKHPGEMFKKGDEVEAVVLNIDVENERFSLGIKQLQPDPWETLSERLPVGSRVKGKVTKVTDFGAFVEIEPGIEGLVHVSELKEERVENPRDVVQEGQEVEVKLIDINTPDRKVALSIKALIGEGEDYREYLRKQAEGSKARLGDVMASKLKK from the coding sequence ATGCAGCAGAACGTGAACCAGCAGATCGACGGCGGTGACGAAGACTTCGCGGCGATGTTCGAGGCCTCGCTCAAGGAGCGTGGCGGCGACGGAATCCTGAAGGAAGGCGAGATCGTCAAGGGCACGGTCGTGCAGGTGACGAAGGATTTCGCGATCGTGGACATCGGCTACAAGTCCGAGGGCCAGGTCCCGATCTCCGAGTTCACCAATCCCCGCGGGGAAGTCACCGTGAAGTCCGGTGACCCCGTCGAGGTCCTCCTGGAGAGCCGCGAGAACGACACCGGCATGGTCGTCCTCTCCAAGGAGAAGGCCGACAAGATGCGCATCTGGGACGAGATCTCCGCCGCTTGCGAGCGTGATGAGATCGTCAAGGGCACCATCGTCGGTCGCGTGAAGGGTGGCCTCTCCGTCGACATCGGCGTGAAGGCGTTCCTCCCTGGCTCCCAGGTCGACATCCGCCCTGTGCGCAACCTTGACCAGTACATCTCGAAGGAATTCGAGTTCAAGGTCATCAAGTTCAACAAGAAGCGCGGCAACATCGTCCTCTCTCGCCGCGTGCTGCTGGAGAAGCAGCGCGAGGAGATGAAGAAGGAGACCCTCAAGAACCTCAAGGAGGGTGCGGTCCTCAAGGGCGTGGTCAAGAACCTCACCGACTACGGCGCCTTCATCGACCTCGGCGGCATCGACGGCCTGCTGCACATCACCGACATGTCCTGGGGCCGCATCGGTCACCCCAGCGAGATGTTCAACGTCGGTGACGAAGTGCGCGTCGTCGTCCTCAAGTTCGACCCCGCGCAGGAGCGCGTCAGCCTGGGCCTCAAGCAGATCCAGGAGGACCCGTGGCACCGCGCCGACGAGAAGTACCCCGTCGGGACCCGCGTCGCCGGCAAGGTCGTGTCCATCACGGACTACGGCGCGTTCATCGAGATCGAGCAGGGCGTGGAGGGCCTGGTGCACGTGTCCGAGATGTCCTGGACCAAGCGCCTCAAGCACCCGTCCAAGATCCTGGAGGTCGGCCAGACGGTGGAGGCCGTCGTCCTCGACATCGATCCGAAGGCCAAGCGCATCGCGCTGGGCATGAAGCAGATCGAGCAGAACCCCTGGACGCTGCTCGAGGACAAGTACCCGATCGGCTCCGTCATCAAGGGCCAGATCCGCAACGTCACCGACTTCGGCGTGTTCGTCGGCGTCGAGGAGGGCGTGGACGGCCTGGTGCACGTGTCCGACATCTCCTGGACCCAGCGCATCAAGCACCCGGGCGAGATGTTCAAGAAGGGCGACGAGGTCGAGGCGGTGGTCCTCAACATCGACGTCGAGAACGAGCGCTTCAGTCTGGGCATCAAGCAGCTCCAGCCGGACCCCTGGGAGACGCTGTCCGAGCGCCTGCCGGTGGGCAGCCGCGTGAAGGGCAAGGTCACCAAGGTCACCGACTTCGGCGCGTTCGTGGAGATCGAGCCGGGCATCGAGGGCCTCGTCCACGTCTCCGAGCTGAAGGAAGAGCGCGTGGAGAACCCCCGCGACGTGGTGCAGGAGGGCCAGGAGGTCGAGGTCAAGCTCATCGACATCAACACCCCGGACCGCAAGGTGGCGCTGTCCATCAAGGCGCTCATCGGCGAGGGCGAGGACTACCGCGAGTACCTGCGCAAGCAGGCCGAGGGTTCCAAGGCCCGCCTGGGCGACGTGATGGCGAGCAAGCTGAAGAAGTAA
- a CDS encoding thiolase family protein, translating to MAREVVIVGAARTPIGSFQGALSKLTAPQLGAIAIKAALERAGVKPEAVQEVIMGNVLQAGVGQAPARQAAIFAGIPESVPAVTLNKVCGSGLKTVIAAAQSIALGDADVVVAGGMESMSNAPYLSHTMRGGSRMGNVEFKDAMIHDGLWDVYDNVHMGICAEACATSQGISRAQQDEFALESTRRAIQAQKEGLFTAEIVPVQIPGKKPDEFTTVSEDEGPKNAKPDKIPGLKPVFKKDGTVTAANASSINDGAAALVLMSEEKAKAEGRTILGRIKGYAQAARKPVEFTIAPADAINTLLKKQNVTAKDVDLWEINEAFSVVSIANNKILGLDPSKVNVRGGAVVLGHPIGASGARVLVTLLQTMKDQDKKRGVASLCIGGGEGIALMVER from the coding sequence ATGGCTCGTGAAGTCGTCATCGTGGGCGCGGCCCGTACCCCCATCGGCTCCTTCCAGGGAGCGCTGTCCAAGCTCACCGCTCCCCAGCTGGGCGCCATCGCCATCAAGGCGGCGCTGGAGCGCGCGGGCGTGAAGCCGGAGGCCGTGCAGGAGGTCATCATGGGCAACGTCCTCCAGGCCGGCGTGGGCCAGGCGCCTGCCCGTCAGGCGGCCATCTTCGCGGGCATCCCGGAGTCCGTGCCGGCCGTCACCCTCAACAAGGTCTGTGGCTCCGGCCTCAAGACGGTCATCGCCGCGGCGCAGTCCATCGCCCTGGGTGACGCGGACGTCGTCGTCGCGGGCGGCATGGAGTCCATGTCCAACGCGCCCTACCTCAGCCACACCATGCGCGGCGGCTCGCGCATGGGGAACGTGGAGTTCAAGGACGCGATGATCCACGACGGCCTCTGGGACGTGTACGACAACGTCCACATGGGCATCTGCGCGGAGGCCTGTGCCACCTCGCAGGGCATCAGCCGCGCGCAGCAGGACGAGTTCGCGCTGGAGTCCACGCGCCGCGCCATCCAGGCCCAGAAGGAAGGCCTGTTCACCGCGGAGATCGTCCCCGTGCAGATCCCCGGCAAGAAGCCGGATGAGTTCACCACCGTCTCCGAGGACGAGGGCCCCAAGAACGCCAAGCCGGACAAGATCCCGGGCCTGAAGCCGGTGTTCAAGAAGGACGGCACCGTGACGGCCGCCAACGCGTCCTCCATCAACGACGGCGCCGCGGCGCTGGTGCTGATGAGCGAGGAGAAGGCGAAGGCCGAAGGCCGCACCATCCTGGGCCGCATCAAGGGCTACGCGCAGGCCGCCCGCAAGCCGGTGGAGTTCACCATCGCGCCGGCGGACGCCATCAACACGCTGCTCAAGAAGCAGAACGTGACGGCCAAGGACGTGGACCTCTGGGAGATCAACGAGGCCTTCTCCGTGGTGTCCATCGCCAACAACAAGATCCTCGGTCTGGACCCGTCCAAGGTGAACGTGCGCGGCGGCGCGGTGGTGCTGGGCCACCCGATTGGCGCGTCCGGCGCTCGCGTGCTCGTCACGCTGCTCCAGACGATGAAGGACCAGGACAAGAAGCGCGGTGTGGCGTCGCTCTGCATCGGCGGCGGCGAAGGCATCGCGCTGATGGTCGAGCGCTAG